In a single window of the Desulfovibrio mangrovi genome:
- a CDS encoding acyl carrier protein, protein MTHDPILYGVCAVIAEVLELDEQDLSADTYVFRDLDTESIDLLEYGIGMGRHFGIRMQDSTAFLKDLRVHLAHADAVQNGSTATQAQRIAHLRTVYPHLAEERLAAMLDDLAASTNARPVLRISDIADYVRHTLNAQKPAAA, encoded by the coding sequence ATGACACACGACCCCATATTGTACGGCGTCTGCGCCGTCATCGCCGAAGTACTGGAACTGGACGAGCAGGACCTTTCTGCAGACACCTATGTGTTCCGCGATCTCGACACCGAATCCATCGATCTGCTGGAATACGGCATCGGCATGGGCAGGCATTTCGGCATCCGCATGCAGGACAGCACGGCCTTTCTGAAGGATCTGCGCGTGCATCTGGCTCACGCAGACGCGGTACAGAATGGCAGCACGGCAACACAAGCACAGCGCATCGCTCATCTTCGCACGGTCTACCCGCACCTTGCCGAAGAACGGCTTGCCGCCATGCTGGACGACCTTGCCGCCAGCACCAACGCCCGCCCCGTGCTCCGCATCAGCGACATTGCCGACTACGTGCGCCACACCCTGAACGCGCAGAAGCCTGCAGCCGCCTGA
- a CDS encoding SDR family oxidoreductase codes for MHEKSLLITGGNGMLAGRLAINFAEAGWDVHPLGHSELDITNEHEVFECIRALRPTAVVNTAAMLVEACEAEPKEAFRVNAWGVRNLARACDRLGTQLVQISTSGLFGDEVRPYDEFTPVVNKTRYAASKYAGECFAREWCEKYIIMRLGWLYGGGLDGRRDFVTARLSEAREAGTLPSAGDKFGCPTNADDVAHVMRSLLDEHVYGLFHCANTTDEPCARADYVSAICTLAGLDATVKRTDSSGFPRSASVPDCEWIVSYALEYAGIAPMPHWHESLERYMARLPR; via the coding sequence ATGCACGAAAAATCACTGCTCATCACAGGCGGCAACGGCATGCTTGCGGGCAGACTGGCCATAAACTTTGCCGAAGCAGGCTGGGATGTTCATCCTCTTGGCCACAGCGAGCTTGATATCACGAACGAACATGAGGTGTTCGAGTGCATTCGCGCCCTGCGGCCCACAGCGGTGGTGAACACGGCGGCCATGCTTGTGGAGGCCTGCGAGGCGGAGCCCAAGGAGGCCTTCCGCGTCAACGCATGGGGCGTGCGCAACCTTGCCCGCGCCTGCGACAGGCTGGGCACGCAACTGGTGCAGATTTCCACCAGCGGCCTTTTCGGTGACGAGGTGCGCCCCTACGACGAGTTCACCCCCGTGGTGAACAAGACCAGGTATGCGGCCTCCAAGTACGCCGGAGAATGCTTTGCGCGCGAGTGGTGCGAGAAGTACATCATCATGCGGCTTGGCTGGCTCTATGGCGGCGGACTGGACGGCAGAAGGGATTTTGTAACCGCCCGCCTTTCAGAGGCCCGCGAAGCCGGTACCCTGCCCTCCGCAGGAGACAAGTTCGGCTGCCCGACCAATGCCGACGATGTCGCACACGTCATGCGCAGCCTGCTGGATGAACATGTCTACGGCCTGTTCCACTGCGCCAACACGACTGACGAGCCCTGTGCCCGCGCCGATTATGTTTCCGCCATCTGCACACTGGCCGGTCTTGACGCGACCGTGAAGCGCACGGACTCATCCGGCTTTCCCCGCTCTGCCAGCGTGCCGGACTGCGAGTGGATCGTCAGCTATGCGCTGGAGTATGCGGGCATTGCCCCGATGCCCCACTGGCATGAAAGCCTTGAACGCTACATGGCCCGCCTGCCGCGTTAA
- a CDS encoding SDR family NAD(P)-dependent oxidoreductase, producing MPDHALILGGCTIGQHLARLLLNEGRHVTITVSSKRRVAELRAALALPEEQGCRLRVIPLQLEIQESVDSAMTQILANGTPNRVADCMHPHLEGLIAAVEPDDAAAYFAAAVSARHRIMHGLTRAMLTGAKGRRSAGRQDNAAGNLGRRVTGRLVYLSSTAAAMPNAGQGFYAAAKSAAEALFRSIGVELAPRGITTTTLRAGYVDAGRGARYLTEHPEALRAVPLGRALAPEEVAATLHWLLSEAATGINATVITMDGGMTACK from the coding sequence ATGCCTGATCATGCCCTGATTCTGGGCGGCTGTACCATCGGGCAGCACCTTGCCCGCCTGCTGCTGAACGAAGGTCGCCATGTCACCATCACGGTCAGTTCGAAACGCCGCGTGGCAGAATTGCGGGCCGCTCTCGCACTGCCAGAGGAACAGGGCTGCCGCCTGCGTGTCATCCCCCTGCAACTGGAAATTCAGGAATCCGTGGACAGTGCGATGACGCAGATCCTTGCCAACGGCACCCCAAACCGCGTGGCGGACTGCATGCATCCTCATCTGGAAGGCCTGATCGCCGCCGTGGAACCGGATGACGCGGCTGCCTATTTTGCCGCCGCCGTCAGCGCCCGTCATCGCATCATGCACGGCCTGACCCGCGCCATGCTTACAGGCGCGAAGGGACGCCGTTCCGCCGGACGGCAGGACAATGCCGCAGGCAATCTCGGACGTCGCGTGACAGGCCGCCTTGTCTATCTTTCGTCCACCGCCGCAGCCATGCCTAATGCGGGACAAGGATTCTACGCGGCGGCCAAGAGCGCGGCGGAAGCCCTGTTCCGCAGCATAGGCGTGGAGCTGGCCCCGCGCGGCATCACCACGACCACGCTGCGTGCCGGCTATGTGGATGCGGGACGCGGCGCACGCTATCTGACCGAGCATCCCGAGGCATTGCGCGCCGTCCCTCTCGGACGCGCTCTTGCGCCGGAAGAAGTGGCCGCCACCCTGCACTGGCTGCTGAGCGAAGCGGCAACAGGCATCAACGCCACCGTCATCACCATGGACGGCGGCATGACGGCCTGCAAATAG
- a CDS encoding aminotransferase class I/II-fold pyridoxal phosphate-dependent enzyme, whose protein sequence is MTGNRSSLANRLALRLESMRTAGLHRNPPRIDARHGAHLVTDGRRCVNFGSNDYLGLGTCPEWQRTVQSCFAAHAPSASSSRLVTGHLAETEQLESAFAARFGYEECLFFPSGYQANLAVITGLLADADAICFDRRIHASMAHALAALGAREDGPALSGYAHGDISRLEQKLRRHLDRPGAHLGEPAIAILTESLFSMDGDTLCMPALHAAAKAHKAFTIVDEAHAMGALGPCGLGLASHAVQKDTSRRQGADIVVGTLGKALGLFGAFVLMPAGFKEYLSNIAAPVIYSTAMPPAFAACALAALDRVAGMDAERASLARLGLLFRDQLADGPFPLRGDAHILALEVGDENRATRMAAALREQGLLVFAARHPTVPAGRAILRISLTAAHGDDDITRLAQALRITAREIALS, encoded by the coding sequence ATGACCGGCAACCGCTCTTCGCTTGCAAACAGGCTGGCCCTGCGGCTCGAGTCCATGCGCACGGCAGGCCTGCATCGCAATCCGCCACGTATCGACGCCCGCCACGGTGCGCATCTTGTGACGGACGGCAGACGTTGCGTCAATTTCGGCTCCAACGACTATCTGGGACTCGGCACCTGTCCTGAGTGGCAGCGGACCGTACAGTCCTGCTTTGCCGCCCATGCGCCTTCGGCTTCGTCGTCGCGGCTGGTGACGGGGCACCTTGCGGAAACGGAGCAACTGGAATCGGCCTTTGCCGCCCGTTTCGGCTACGAGGAGTGCCTGTTCTTTCCCAGCGGCTATCAGGCGAACCTTGCCGTCATCACGGGACTGCTGGCGGATGCCGACGCCATCTGCTTCGACAGGCGCATCCACGCCAGCATGGCGCATGCGCTTGCCGCTCTCGGCGCGCGGGAAGACGGACCGGCCCTGTCCGGCTACGCCCATGGCGATATTTCCCGATTGGAACAGAAACTGAGACGGCATCTGGATCGTCCGGGCGCACACCTCGGCGAGCCCGCCATTGCCATACTGACGGAGTCCCTGTTCAGCATGGACGGCGACACCCTTTGCATGCCCGCCCTGCACGCCGCAGCGAAGGCCCACAAGGCCTTCACCATCGTGGATGAAGCCCACGCCATGGGCGCACTGGGACCGTGCGGGCTGGGCTTGGCAAGCCATGCGGTGCAGAAAGACACAAGCCGGAGGCAAGGGGCAGACATCGTGGTGGGCACACTGGGCAAGGCTCTCGGGCTGTTCGGTGCATTCGTGCTGATGCCTGCGGGGTTCAAGGAATACCTTTCCAACATTGCAGCGCCGGTCATCTATTCCACAGCCATGCCGCCCGCCTTTGCCGCATGCGCCCTTGCAGCCCTCGACAGGGTTGCCGGCATGGATGCGGAACGGGCCAGCCTTGCCCGCCTCGGCCTTCTGTTTCGCGATCAGCTTGCAGACGGCCCGTTTCCCCTTCGCGGCGATGCCCACATTCTTGCTCTGGAAGTGGGCGATGAAAACCGAGCCACCCGCATGGCTGCGGCTCTGCGGGAGCAGGGCCTGCTGGTGTTCGCAGCCCGCCACCCCACTGTGCCCGCAGGCAGGGCCATACTGCGCATCAGCCTCACAGCGGCCCACGGCGATGACGACATAACGCGCCTGGCACAGGCGTTACGGATAACCGCAAGGGAGATTGCCCTTTCATGA
- the bioB gene encoding biotin synthase BioB, which yields MTHIAAHAASDTTGITKPAALIDACAQQALSGNGIFADQALALSELPAAFTMDILAAARRVTTAFKTEDTFTCGIVNGKSGRCSENCAFCAQSRHHDTGVAVYPLLETDTLLDRALELAEAGADRYGIVTSGNTVNGQELDRLCEAALQITARTSLKLCASLGQLTPERALQLRQAGFSSYHHNLETAESFFPHICTTHPYADDIATVRHALAAGFRVCSGGILGLGESPAQRVELAMTLRELDVHSVPVNFLNPIAGTRLADRAPLHPMAALRSLALFRLIMPRKDILVAGGREHTLGQYQSWIFMAGANGMMIGNYLTTSGRNMTDDMTMLRDLGLAPSSSQEEAQ from the coding sequence ATGACGCATATTGCAGCCCATGCGGCAAGCGATACCACCGGTATCACCAAGCCCGCAGCCCTTATCGACGCCTGCGCACAGCAGGCGCTCTCCGGCAACGGCATCTTCGCAGACCAGGCGTTGGCGCTCTCAGAGTTGCCTGCCGCCTTCACCATGGACATTCTTGCCGCTGCGCGCCGCGTGACCACGGCGTTCAAGACGGAAGACACTTTTACATGCGGCATCGTAAACGGCAAGTCCGGACGCTGTTCCGAGAACTGCGCCTTCTGCGCCCAGTCCCGCCATCATGATACGGGCGTGGCGGTCTACCCCCTGCTGGAAACCGACACGCTGCTTGATCGCGCGCTGGAACTGGCGGAGGCTGGCGCAGACCGCTACGGCATTGTCACCAGCGGCAACACCGTGAACGGACAGGAGCTGGACCGCCTGTGCGAAGCCGCGCTGCAGATCACCGCCCGCACATCCCTCAAGCTCTGCGCCTCGCTGGGGCAGCTCACCCCGGAACGCGCCCTGCAACTCCGGCAGGCGGGGTTTTCCAGCTACCATCATAATCTGGAAACAGCGGAAAGCTTTTTCCCGCACATCTGCACGACGCACCCCTACGCAGACGACATCGCCACGGTACGCCACGCGCTGGCTGCCGGATTCCGCGTCTGTTCCGGCGGCATCCTTGGCCTTGGCGAAAGCCCTGCGCAGCGCGTGGAGCTGGCCATGACCCTGCGGGAGCTGGACGTGCATTCCGTACCCGTGAACTTTCTCAACCCCATCGCAGGCACCCGCCTTGCGGACCGCGCACCGCTGCACCCCATGGCCGCCCTGCGTTCGCTGGCGCTGTTCCGCCTCATCATGCCGCGCAAGGACATCCTTGTCGCCGGCGGACGCGAACACACGCTGGGCCAGTATCAGTCGTGGATATTCATGGCCGGTGCCAACGGCATGATGATCGGCAACTATCTCACCACCTCGGGCCGCAACATGACGGACGACATGACCATGCTGCGCGATCTGGGCCTCGCCCCCTCATCCTCTCAGGAAGAAGCACAATGA
- a CDS encoding acetyltransferase, with protein sequence MTMDYLIIGSGGHARVLLDTLRCLGLPVAACSDANPERVGQTLGGVPIIAESELAARFPARTTLLVNSVGGVKDMTPRQNVFERFRKLGYRFATLVHPAAFVAEDVLLEEGVQVMAGAMIITGSRIGANTIVNTRASVDHDCLIGAHCHLAPGTTLSGTVTVGDGSLIGTGASVIQGIRIGEHCVIGAGAAVIRDIPTGATATGVPARVR encoded by the coding sequence ATGACCATGGACTATCTCATCATAGGCTCCGGCGGTCACGCGCGGGTACTGCTGGACACCCTGCGCTGCCTCGGCCTGCCGGTCGCCGCCTGTTCGGACGCCAATCCCGAACGGGTGGGACAGACGCTCGGCGGGGTACCCATCATTGCCGAATCCGAGCTTGCAGCCCGTTTTCCCGCCCGGACCACCCTGCTCGTCAACAGCGTGGGCGGCGTGAAAGACATGACGCCGCGCCAGAACGTTTTCGAGCGGTTCAGGAAGCTTGGCTACCGCTTCGCCACACTGGTGCATCCTGCGGCCTTCGTGGCCGAAGACGTACTGCTTGAAGAAGGCGTGCAGGTCATGGCCGGAGCCATGATCATCACGGGCTCCCGCATCGGCGCCAACACCATCGTCAACACCCGCGCCTCGGTGGATCACGACTGCCTCATTGGCGCTCACTGCCACCTTGCCCCCGGCACCACGCTCTCCGGCACCGTAACCGTGGGCGATGGCTCGCTCATCGGCACCGGAGCCTCCGTCATTCAGGGCATACGCATCGGTGAACATTGCGTCATCGGCGCAGGCGCTGCCGTTATCCGCGATATTCCAACAGGGGCCACCGCAACGGGCGTTCCGGCCCGTGTCCGGTAG
- a CDS encoding dTDP-4-dehydrorhamnose 3,5-epimerase family protein, with translation MDEVSKAPAFIQGMEYWPLREIPTEGGSVLHMLRADAPHFSRFGEVYFSECLPGAVKAWKRHKEMTQNFAVPVGRIRVVIYDDREGSPTRGTVAEYLLGRPDHYALLRIPPMLWYGFTAADDAVGIICNCADMTHRPDESERIAPDSDEIPYRWAEAERT, from the coding sequence ATGGACGAAGTAAGCAAGGCCCCTGCCTTCATTCAGGGGATGGAGTATTGGCCCCTGCGGGAAATTCCCACAGAAGGCGGTTCCGTGCTGCACATGCTGCGGGCGGATGCGCCGCACTTCTCGCGCTTCGGCGAAGTCTATTTCTCCGAGTGTCTGCCCGGTGCCGTGAAGGCATGGAAGCGGCACAAGGAGATGACCCAGAACTTTGCCGTGCCCGTGGGCCGCATCCGCGTGGTCATCTATGACGACCGCGAAGGCTCGCCAACACGGGGTACCGTGGCCGAATATCTGCTCGGCAGGCCGGATCACTACGCCCTGCTTCGCATTCCGCCCATGCTGTGGTACGGCTTTACAGCAGCGGACGATGCCGTCGGCATCATCTGCAACTGCGCAGACATGACGCACCGCCCGGATGAATCGGAACGCATCGCACCTGACAGCGACGAGATTCCCTACCGCTGGGCCGAAGCGGAACGTACCTGA
- a CDS encoding beta-ketoacyl-[acyl-carrier-protein] synthase family protein: protein MARRVVITGMGCVTPLGDSADAIRQNVEAGRTAFRRSAIMPDVTESPVPDFHCADHAGRWKHAKYLSRGAQFALAAAVHALDDAFGPDSANKLPVSAGLYLGTGPNLDIAADFPRAVGMPDKGQTNGLDHEGLSALWLLRYLPNTAASAIAQRLGLHGENTTLGTACAASLMALGTAFRAIRNGYQDVALAGGGDSRLSSGGLLGYRKASALCDNPDLSANAASRPFDAARCGFVPAEGGAMFALEEREHAERRGARILGEVLGYGNSLDGHAMTAPEPDGRFAELAVRTALREAALNPEDVDAVSAHGTSTPLNDAAEARLLERIFGQNAHGTAERDTAQGPLILAPKSWLGHGAAACGALELAFCLATLPHGMVPPVRNLATTDSPLRFAGHASRQTACREKRYPETLLLQNFGFGGQNAALLIRLAGEGR, encoded by the coding sequence ATGGCCCGCCGCGTCGTCATAACCGGCATGGGCTGTGTCACCCCGTTGGGTGATTCGGCCGATGCCATCCGGCAGAATGTGGAGGCAGGCCGTACGGCGTTCCGGCGCTCGGCCATCATGCCCGACGTGACGGAATCTCCCGTGCCGGACTTCCATTGCGCCGACCATGCGGGCCGTTGGAAACACGCCAAATACCTCTCACGCGGGGCCCAGTTCGCCCTTGCCGCCGCCGTGCACGCGCTGGATGACGCCTTTGGGCCGGATTCCGCAAACAAGCTTCCGGTAAGTGCCGGACTGTATCTCGGCACCGGTCCCAATCTGGACATTGCCGCCGACTTTCCCCGCGCTGTCGGAATGCCCGACAAAGGGCAGACCAACGGCCTTGACCATGAAGGCCTCTCCGCCCTGTGGCTGCTGCGCTACCTGCCCAACACCGCCGCCTCGGCCATTGCCCAGCGGCTGGGTCTGCATGGCGAAAATACCACGCTGGGCACAGCCTGCGCCGCCTCGCTCATGGCGCTGGGCACAGCCTTTCGCGCCATCCGCAACGGTTATCAGGACGTGGCTCTGGCAGGCGGCGGCGACTCGCGCCTCAGTTCCGGCGGACTGCTGGGGTATCGCAAGGCTTCTGCGCTCTGCGACAACCCCGACCTGTCTGCGAATGCGGCCAGCCGTCCTTTTGACGCGGCCCGCTGCGGCTTTGTGCCTGCGGAAGGCGGAGCCATGTTCGCGCTGGAAGAACGCGAGCATGCCGAACGACGCGGCGCACGTATCCTTGGCGAGGTGCTGGGTTACGGGAATTCACTGGACGGCCACGCCATGACCGCACCGGAACCTGACGGACGCTTTGCGGAACTGGCAGTACGCACGGCCCTGCGCGAAGCCGCGCTGAATCCGGAAGACGTGGATGCGGTATCTGCCCACGGCACCTCCACGCCGCTCAATGATGCGGCGGAAGCCCGTCTGCTGGAGCGGATATTCGGACAGAATGCGCATGGAACTGCAGAACGGGACACCGCACAGGGCCCGCTCATTCTGGCTCCCAAGTCATGGCTCGGACACGGCGCTGCGGCCTGCGGGGCGTTGGAGCTGGCCTTCTGCCTTGCCACGCTGCCGCATGGCATGGTGCCGCCGGTTCGCAACCTTGCAACCACCGATTCTCCGTTGCGTTTCGCGGGCCATGCGTCTCGGCAAACTGCCTGCCGAGAAAAAAGGTACCCCGAAACCCTGCTTCTCCAGAACTTCGGTTTCGGCGGACAGAACGCCGCCCTGCTGATCAGGCTGGCAGGAGAAGGACGATGA
- the bioA gene encoding adenosylmethionine--8-amino-7-oxononanoate transaminase has translation MTMQESPRTAALREQDKHHLWHPFTQQADWTQTDPLIIERGEGNWLMDTDGNRYLDGVSSLWTNVHGHRRPELDAALAEQLGKIAHSTLLGLGSVPSIELAARLINIAPQGLTRVFYSDSGSTAVEIALKLAFQFCLQNGAAERSKFASMRNAYHGDTIGSVSVGGMDLFHATYRAMLFESVKVESPYCYRCPFGQEQGHCDNQCFDHVTGVMEHHGHELAAFVIEPLVQGAAGQITHPSGYLQHVRELCDRHGVLLIADEVAVGFGKTGTMFACEQEDVSPDLLCLAKGISAGYLPLAATLTTERLYEGFFGRHEDFRTFFHGHTFTGNPLACSVAIRSLDLFTEDNLLEHVRSIAAHLTDCLAPLAGHPHVGDIRQRGIMIGIELVADRTDKAAFGIADRVGHRVCMAARKHGVIIRNLGDVIVLMPPLSVTHEEITLLCNAVGQAIAEVTEQQS, from the coding sequence ATGACCATGCAGGAATCACCGCGCACCGCCGCGCTCCGCGAACAGGACAAGCACCACCTCTGGCATCCCTTCACCCAGCAGGCCGACTGGACGCAGACCGACCCGCTGATCATTGAACGCGGCGAAGGCAACTGGCTCATGGATACGGACGGCAACCGCTATCTGGACGGCGTATCCTCCCTCTGGACCAACGTGCATGGGCATCGCAGACCGGAACTGGATGCCGCCCTCGCCGAACAACTCGGCAAGATCGCCCATTCCACACTGCTGGGACTGGGCAGCGTGCCGTCCATCGAACTGGCCGCACGGCTCATCAACATCGCCCCGCAGGGGCTGACCAGGGTGTTCTATTCCGATTCCGGCTCCACCGCCGTGGAAATAGCGCTCAAGCTGGCCTTCCAGTTCTGCCTGCAGAACGGCGCGGCAGAGCGCAGCAAATTCGCCTCAATGCGCAACGCTTATCACGGCGACACCATCGGCAGCGTTTCCGTGGGCGGCATGGATCTCTTTCACGCCACCTACCGCGCCATGCTCTTTGAGAGCGTGAAGGTGGAATCCCCCTATTGCTACCGCTGCCCCTTCGGGCAGGAACAGGGCCATTGCGACAACCAGTGCTTCGACCACGTGACCGGCGTGATGGAACACCACGGCCACGAGCTGGCCGCCTTTGTCATCGAACCGCTGGTGCAGGGTGCGGCGGGCCAGATCACACACCCGTCAGGATATCTGCAGCACGTGCGCGAGCTTTGCGACCGCCACGGCGTGCTGCTCATCGCAGACGAAGTCGCCGTGGGTTTCGGCAAGACAGGCACCATGTTCGCATGCGAGCAGGAAGACGTTTCGCCCGACCTCCTCTGTCTCGCCAAGGGCATCAGCGCAGGCTACCTGCCCCTTGCCGCCACGCTGACCACGGAGCGCCTCTATGAAGGCTTCTTCGGCAGGCACGAGGATTTCCGCACCTTCTTCCACGGACACACCTTCACGGGCAACCCGCTGGCCTGCTCCGTGGCCATCCGCAGTCTCGACCTCTTCACGGAAGACAATCTGCTGGAACACGTACGCAGCATCGCCGCCCATCTGACCGACTGCCTCGCCCCCCTTGCCGGACACCCGCATGTAGGCGACATCCGCCAGCGCGGCATCATGATCGGCATCGAACTGGTCGCGGACCGCACTGACAAGGCCGCCTTCGGCATAGCCGATCGAGTGGGGCACCGCGTATGCATGGCCGCACGCAAACACGGTGTGATCATCCGCAATCTGGGGGACGTGATCGTGCTCATGCCGCCGCTGTCCGTCACGCACGAAGAAATCACCCTGCTCTGCAACGCCGTCGGGCAGGCCATCGCCGAGGTGACGGAGCAGCAGTCTTGA
- a CDS encoding biotin--[acetyl-CoA-carboxylase] ligase: MPNNGQNDLQDIRGIIREVLRAAAGGWVSGEELSRRLGISRAAVSKHMRVLREEGHGIESVTRKGYRLLCEPDSLQPEVVRAGLQTSVFGRGEFLYLPSTASTNMEAMALALRGAPEGTVVVADEQTQGRGRKGREWRSPAGGGLYVSLVLRPDIAPEAAPVVTLLTNVVIAETVAELTGVTPVCKWPNDVLVHGRKVAGNLTEVFMVADSVAHIVTGAGINVRPLPESVRSGLRTPPISLAEALGSVPAAEAPAVAVTGGDCSISRLAVLRVFLAQYERWYRRMQAEGITPVIARWKELTDVVGRTLRVEARHGLVEGVVTDVTDDGMLVLRTADGREELLFSGDIVDG; encoded by the coding sequence ATGCCGAATAACGGGCAGAACGATTTACAGGATATTCGCGGCATCATCCGCGAAGTGCTGCGCGCTGCCGCAGGCGGGTGGGTTTCCGGCGAGGAGCTGAGCCGCAGGCTGGGTATTTCGCGCGCTGCCGTGTCCAAGCATATGCGCGTGTTGCGTGAAGAAGGGCACGGTATCGAATCCGTAACTCGCAAAGGCTACCGCCTGCTCTGCGAACCGGATTCGCTGCAGCCGGAGGTGGTGCGTGCGGGCCTGCAGACTTCGGTCTTCGGGCGCGGAGAATTTCTGTATCTGCCCAGCACGGCCTCCACGAACATGGAAGCCATGGCCCTTGCCCTGCGCGGCGCGCCGGAAGGCACGGTGGTGGTGGCGGATGAGCAGACTCAGGGGCGCGGCAGAAAGGGCCGCGAATGGCGTTCGCCTGCGGGTGGCGGTCTGTACGTCTCGCTGGTGCTGCGGCCCGACATTGCGCCGGAAGCTGCACCCGTGGTCACGCTGCTGACCAACGTGGTCATTGCCGAGACCGTTGCCGAACTGACCGGCGTAACGCCCGTGTGCAAGTGGCCCAATGATGTGCTCGTCCACGGGCGCAAGGTGGCGGGTAATCTTACGGAAGTCTTCATGGTGGCAGACAGTGTGGCGCACATTGTGACCGGCGCGGGCATCAACGTACGTCCGTTGCCGGAATCCGTGCGCAGTGGCCTGCGTACCCCGCCTATCTCTCTAGCCGAGGCGCTGGGCTCGGTTCCTGCTGCTGAAGCGCCCGCCGTTGCTGTTACCGGCGGAGACTGCTCCATATCCCGTCTTGCCGTGCTGCGCGTCTTTCTGGCGCAGTATGAACGCTGGTACCGCCGCATGCAGGCGGAGGGGATTACGCCTGTCATTGCCCGTTGGAAAGAACTGACCGACGTGGTGGGCCGCACCCTGCGAGTCGAGGCCCGTCACGGGCTTGTGGAAGGCGTTGTCACCGATGTGACCGACGACGGCATGCTCGTGCTGCGCACTGCGGACGGGCGCGAAGAGTTGTTGTTCTCCGGCGATATCGTGGACGGGTAG
- the nhaA gene encoding Na+/H+ antiporter NhaA produces the protein MSRTPDNKLPIHYLLDSFNAFFKMEASGGIALMLCTVIAMLWANSPWAETYHAVWQTKLTVGAGEWMLSKPALLWINDGLMAIFFFVVGLEIKREILVGDLSTPRQALIPIAAAIGGMVVPALVFTAFNLGSPSIAGWGIPMATDIAFALGILSLLGNRVPIGLKVFLTALAIVDDMGAILVIAIFYTSSLNLMALGIGIAGLAVMAVMNMRWGIRHSIPYLVIGVIVWFAFLKSGIHATIAGVLAAMTIPASTRMDGALFVKELRHAVGLFENAVRSDRTILTCQEQQLAMHSISHAYSEATTPLQNIEHALHPWVAFFIMPVFALANAGVTFQAELMQNLFTPVSIGVFLGLVLGKQIGVTGACWLLHKLGIAQYPDKTTLAHIYGASCLAGVGFTMSIFIATLAYPDQQQLVELSKVAILFASTVAGIWGYIALRRLPPANGLG, from the coding sequence ATGAGCAGGACTCCGGACAACAAGCTGCCCATCCACTACTTGCTGGACTCGTTCAACGCGTTCTTCAAGATGGAGGCATCCGGCGGCATTGCCCTTATGCTCTGTACCGTCATTGCCATGCTGTGGGCCAACTCCCCCTGGGCCGAAACCTATCACGCCGTCTGGCAGACCAAGCTCACCGTCGGGGCTGGCGAATGGATGTTGTCCAAGCCCGCACTGCTCTGGATCAATGACGGACTCATGGCCATATTCTTTTTCGTGGTTGGCCTTGAGATTAAGCGCGAAATTCTGGTGGGCGACCTCTCGACGCCCAGGCAGGCGCTCATTCCCATTGCCGCTGCCATTGGCGGCATGGTGGTGCCCGCGCTCGTCTTCACCGCCTTCAACCTGGGCTCCCCCTCCATCGCTGGCTGGGGTATTCCCATGGCCACGGACATCGCCTTTGCGCTCGGCATACTTTCACTGCTGGGCAACAGGGTTCCCATCGGTCTGAAGGTATTCCTTACCGCCCTTGCCATTGTGGACGACATGGGCGCCATTCTCGTCATCGCCATTTTCTACACCTCGTCCCTGAATCTCATGGCTCTCGGCATCGGGATTGCGGGCCTTGCCGTCATGGCAGTGATGAACATGCGCTGGGGCATTCGCCACTCCATTCCCTATCTGGTGATCGGCGTCATTGTCTGGTTCGCCTTCCTCAAGTCCGGCATTCACGCCACCATCGCGGGCGTGCTTGCAGCCATGACCATCCCCGCCAGCACCCGCATGGACGGTGCCCTGTTCGTAAAGGAACTGCGCCACGCAGTTGGTCTTTTTGAAAACGCCGTGCGTTCAGACAGGACTATACTCACATGTCAGGAACAGCAGCTTGCCATGCACTCCATCTCGCATGCCTACAGCGAGGCAACCACGCCCCTGCAGAACATTGAACACGCCCTGCACCCGTGGGTAGCCTTCTTCATCATGCCTGTATTCGCGCTCGCCAACGCAGGCGTGACCTTCCAGGCAGAACTGATGCAGAACCTCTTCACGCCCGTTTCCATCGGCGTGTTCCTCGGTCTGGTGCTGGGCAAGCAGATCGGCGTTACCGGCGCCTGCTGGCTGCTGCACAAGCTGGGCATCGCCCAATACCCCGACAAGACAACACTGGCGCATATCTACGGCGCAAGCTGCCTTGCCGGTGTAGGCTTCACCATGTCCATCTTCATCGCCACCCTTGCCTATCCCGACCAGCAACAACTGGTGGAGCTCTCCAAGGTCGCCATCCTGTTCGCCTCCACGGTGGCAGGCATCTGGGGCTACATAGCGCTTCGCCGTCTGCCCCCCGCCAACGGCTTGGGATAG